The following are from one region of the Bacillota bacterium genome:
- a CDS encoding serine hydrolase, giving the protein MKLNVMAFLVLILLIASSPVVLAGSGTTPSGIPLAEVESFVDQFVEAHIGQSTPGAAVVLVKDGEIVLSKGYGYADIDNEIKVDPANTVFEYGSVSKLFVYTTIMQLVEQGQIDLETDIREYLPAGFLKKLNSDTPITMLNIMNHTAGFEDYLFDVILTVSDSLPALERALQEFQPEQVYEPGTVAAYSNYAVALAAYIAEGFLGQDFYEYLMDSVFVPLGMETTSAHITLADKPELLDSKATAYFPGRDGFSPGPWSYVVPYPAGSVTGTAEDLARFDLALLPADGEAGPLFTKRSTLDEMLSQPIHWARD; this is encoded by the coding sequence ATGAAACTGAACGTAATGGCGTTTTTGGTTCTCATATTACTTATTGCTTCCTCTCCGGTAGTGTTGGCAGGTTCGGGGACAACTCCCTCCGGGATACCGTTGGCGGAGGTGGAGAGTTTTGTAGACCAGTTTGTAGAAGCACATATCGGGCAATCGACTCCCGGTGCAGCTGTTGTGCTGGTCAAGGATGGCGAAATCGTACTATCCAAGGGCTACGGCTATGCCGATATAGACAATGAAATCAAGGTGGACCCGGCAAATACGGTATTTGAATATGGTTCTGTTAGCAAGTTGTTCGTCTATACGACGATTATGCAGTTGGTGGAACAAGGACAAATCGATTTAGAAACTGATATCAGGGAGTACCTACCTGCGGGTTTCCTGAAAAAGCTGAATAGCGACACGCCGATTACAATGCTCAACATCATGAACCATACCGCCGGCTTTGAAGACTATCTTTTCGATGTAATTCTTACTGTTTCCGATTCCCTGCCCGCATTGGAAAGGGCACTTCAGGAGTTTCAGCCTGAACAGGTCTATGAGCCGGGCACTGTAGCGGCATATTCTAACTATGCAGTTGCACTTGCTGCATATATTGCTGAAGGTTTTCTCGGGCAAGACTTTTATGAGTATCTGATGGATTCTGTGTTTGTGCCTCTGGGAATGGAAACTACCTCTGCCCACATTACCCTTGCTGATAAACCTGAGCTTTTGGACAGTAAGGCAACGGCATATTTCCCCGGAAGAGATGGCTTTTCTCCTGGCCCCTGGAGTTACGTGGTCCCCTACCCGGCTGGTTCGGTCACCGGCACCGCAGAGGACTTGGCCCGCTTTGACCTGGCACTGCTGCCTGCTGATGGGGAGGCCGGCCCGTTATTTACCAAGCGTTCCACTCTTGATGAGATGCTCAGCCAACCCATCCACTGGGCCCGGGATTGA
- a CDS encoding alpha/beta hydrolase, whose amino-acid sequence MWPTIVLVLLVLLLTSTVIHHLLRKREEKKNPSPGKMLTIDESKMHIYGQGEGEPTLVFSCGAGSFSLGMYYRTFCQLAQTTRVVLYDRFGYGWSESTNTPRTFEQINSELMELLDKSGEKGPYVLIGHSLGAVEVFQCAQRYPEQVAGVVLLDSAHLEKKPIYYFMNAMVFYFLAFLRTAGILRLLVRLKAFDPFKDVAETGHYPEDIMKTNLEMFYNKICTRNSLHELKEYYKDTDLDKQLGDMPLLVLTAEHARTKAKNYQKLVANHKHLASLSTNSVHKILPGTDHMFPVLKPDLVTEEIKLFMNSMVPASSMK is encoded by the coding sequence ATGTGGCCGACTATCGTTTTGGTTCTGCTGGTGCTGTTACTAACAAGCACCGTGATTCATCATCTGTTACGGAAGCGTGAGGAAAAGAAAAACCCTTCGCCTGGCAAAATGCTAACTATCGACGAAAGTAAAATGCATATTTATGGCCAGGGTGAGGGAGAGCCAACTTTAGTCTTCAGTTGTGGCGCTGGCAGCTTCAGTTTGGGTATGTACTATAGGACTTTTTGCCAGCTCGCCCAAACCACCCGGGTCGTGCTCTATGACCGGTTTGGCTATGGTTGGAGCGAATCTACCAACACACCCCGGACTTTTGAACAAATCAACAGTGAGTTGATGGAGCTGTTGGACAAATCGGGGGAGAAGGGCCCCTATGTATTAATCGGCCACTCACTGGGGGCAGTTGAGGTGTTCCAGTGTGCCCAGCGTTACCCCGAACAAGTGGCGGGTGTCGTGCTTTTGGACTCGGCGCACTTGGAAAAGAAACCGATTTATTACTTCATGAATGCAATGGTTTTTTACTTCCTGGCATTCTTGCGGACCGCTGGAATCTTGAGGCTACTGGTGCGGTTAAAGGCTTTTGATCCGTTTAAGGACGTCGCAGAAACGGGCCACTATCCGGAAGACATAATGAAGACTAATCTAGAGATGTTCTATAACAAGATTTGCACTCGCAACAGTTTGCACGAGCTGAAGGAATATTACAAGGACACAGACCTGGACAAGCAGTTGGGCGATATGCCTCTATTGGTTTTGACAGCTGAACATGCCCGGACAAAGGCAAAAAATTATCAAAAATTAGTGGCTAATCATAAGCATCTGGCAAGCTTATCAACCAATAGCGTCCATAAGATATTGCCAGGCACGGATCACATGTTTCCGGTGCTGAAACCAGATCTGGTCACCGAAGAAATTAAGCTCTTTATGAACAGTATGGTGCCGGCAAGTTCCATGAAATAA
- a CDS encoding 4Fe-4S dicluster domain-containing protein, which yields MWTMRRIDERDIIFSRMNYRKGSPEYTDYYKRNPEKQSIDEEFRAMPDMGGKGTATYDPLISPLVNACFEFLGDIKHLSEKTAKTSATDGKIDSRSMTARIKGIAQFFRADLVGITRMHKTYYYSHRGREPQTYGEEIDNFHKYGIVFALEMDKSMIFRAPQLPEAITVSKGYIDAAVIGMVLAYYIRELGFEARNHMDGNYLVVAPLLARDAGLGEIGRNGLLITPQFGPRVRLGVVTTNLPLDTDRPTDFGIAQFCRDCEKCVKTCPGKAIPSGPPGEIDGAKRWKINAEECYRKWRALGTDCGICLAACPFSDDIPKSLVDQIKDSETARKEILVRHNRKHGIRPYIKEKPPWL from the coding sequence ATGTGGACCATGAGACGCATTGATGAACGGGATATCATATTCTCGAGAATGAACTATCGTAAAGGCAGCCCGGAATATACGGACTATTACAAACGAAACCCAGAGAAACAGAGCATTGATGAAGAGTTCAGAGCAATGCCAGATATGGGTGGCAAAGGGACCGCCACCTATGACCCGCTTATATCACCGCTGGTTAACGCCTGCTTTGAGTTCCTCGGGGATATAAAGCATCTTTCTGAAAAAACCGCCAAGACATCGGCAACGGATGGAAAAATTGATTCTCGGTCAATGACGGCAAGGATTAAAGGGATTGCGCAGTTTTTCCGGGCTGACCTGGTGGGGATCACACGAATGCACAAAACCTATTATTACTCCCACCGGGGTAGAGAACCTCAAACCTATGGCGAGGAAATCGATAATTTCCACAAATACGGTATTGTCTTTGCCCTAGAAATGGACAAATCCATGATCTTCAGGGCCCCACAATTACCCGAAGCAATAACAGTGTCTAAAGGCTATATTGATGCAGCGGTAATTGGTATGGTCCTGGCCTACTACATCCGGGAATTGGGGTTCGAGGCAAGAAATCATATGGACGGCAATTATCTGGTTGTGGCGCCACTATTGGCGCGCGATGCCGGCTTAGGGGAAATTGGCCGCAACGGGCTCCTAATCACCCCGCAGTTTGGTCCCCGTGTCCGGCTAGGAGTTGTAACCACCAATCTACCATTAGATACAGATAGACCTACGGATTTTGGTATTGCCCAATTTTGCAGAGACTGTGAGAAATGCGTAAAAACCTGCCCCGGAAAAGCTATACCTTCCGGGCCTCCCGGGGAAATTGATGGTGCAAAACGCTGGAAAATCAATGCGGAAGAATGCTATCGCAAGTGGCGCGCCCTGGGCACCGACTGTGGTATTTGCCTGGCAGCCTGTCCATTTAGTGACGATATTCCAAAATCTCTAGTTGATCAAATTAAGGATTCAGAAACTGCCCGTAAAGAAATCCTTGTGCGCCACAACCGCAAACACGGAATCCGGCCTTATATCAAAGAAAAGCCCCCGTGGCTGTAG